The Actinomycetota bacterium region CTGGAGACGATCCAGGTGGCGCTCACCGCCGCGGAGACGGGGCACCTGGTCTTCGGGACCCTGCACACGCAGGACGCGCCGCAGACCGTCGACCGGCTCATCGACGTCTTCCCGCCCCACCAGCAGGAGCAGATCCGCGTCATGCTCGCCGGCGCGCTTCAGGGTGTGTTGTGCCAGCAGCTGCTGCGCAGGGTCGACGGGCAGGGTCGCGTGGCCGCGTGCGAGCTGATGATGGCCACGCCGGCGATCCGCAACCTCATCCGGGAGGGCAAGACCCACCAGATGTACTCGTCCATCCAGGCCGGCAAGCAGCACGGCATGGTGGCCATGGACCAGTCGCTGGCGGCGCTCGTGCGCGCCGGCAAGGTGAGCTACGACGCGGCGCTGGAGCGGTGCGCCAGCGTGCCTGACTTCAACCGCCTCGCCGGGCGGGACTAGCCGGGACGCGCATGGCCACAGCCACCGAGTTCGCCTACACGGTCCGGGACCGTCAGGGCCAGACCCGCTCAGGGACGCTCGACGCTCCGGACAAGGAGACGGTCGCCCGCAAGCTGGCCGAGATGGGCTACGCGCCCGTGTCCATCTCCAGGACCAGGGGCGAGGGCCTCAAGACCGAGATCAGGATCCCCGGCTTCGGCCCCAAGGTCGGCCTCAAGGACCTGGCGATCTTCTCGCGTCAGTTCTCCACCATGATCGGCTCGGGCCTGTCGCTGGTTCGGACGCTGAACATCCTCACCGAGCAGACCGAGAACAAGGAGCTGTCGCGCATCGTCGGCGAGGTCCGCGGCGCCGTCGAGAGCGGCAAGCCGCTGTCGTCGTCGATGGCCGAGCACGAGGCCTTCCCGCCCCTGTACATCGCCATGGTCCGCGCCGGAGAGACGGCCGGCATGCTCGACCGGGTCCTGCTGCGCATCGCCGACACGATGGAGAAGGACGTCGCCCTGCGCGGCAAGATCAAGTCGGCGCTGACCTACCCGGCGGTCGTGCTGGTGCTGGCTCTGTTCTGTGTGCTCATCATGCTCATCTTCATCGTCCCGACGTTCGTCGAGCTGTTCGACCAGCTCGGGGGGGAGCTGCCCCCGCCCACGAAGGTCCTGCTATTCCTGTCCGGGCTGGTCCGCAGCCGCTGGTACGTCATCATCTTCCTGCCGCCGCTCTTGTGGCGCGCCTTCAAGTGGGCCCGCAAGCAGCCGAGGATCCGCTACCAGCTGGACCGCCTGAAGCTGCGGCTGCCCGTCTTCGGGCAGCTGTTCCACAAGCTGGCCCTGTCGCGGTTCACGCGGAACCTCGGGACGCTGCTGCGCGCCGGCGTGCCGATCCTGCTGGCGCTGGAGATCACCGGGGAGACCATCAACAACGGGGTGGTCACCGACGCG contains the following coding sequences:
- a CDS encoding type II secretion system F family protein codes for the protein MATATEFAYTVRDRQGQTRSGTLDAPDKETVARKLAEMGYAPVSISRTRGEGLKTEIRIPGFGPKVGLKDLAIFSRQFSTMIGSGLSLVRTLNILTEQTENKELSRIVGEVRGAVESGKPLSSSMAEHEAFPPLYIAMVRAGETAGMLDRVLLRIADTMEKDVALRGKIKSALTYPAVVLVLALFCVLIMLIFIVPTFVELFDQLGGELPPPTKVLLFLSGLVRSRWYVIIFLPPLLWRAFKWARKQPRIRYQLDRLKLRLPVFGQLFHKLALSRFTRNLGTLLRAGVPILLALEITGETINNGVVTDAVGDVQASVKEGESIARPLNAHAVFPAMVTQMIAVGEETGALDTMLEKIADFYDDEVARATEALTAMLEPLMIAVLGGLVGSMVIALYLPMFKIFDL